From the Ruminiclostridium josui JCM 17888 genome, one window contains:
- a CDS encoding DUF2200 domain-containing protein gives MSNHKIYSMSVASVYPLYIAKAEKKGRTKSEVDEIIRWLTGYTQDEIEEHLNKQTDFETFFKDAPLLNPSRTLIKGVICGVRVEDIKEPIMREIRYLDKLIDELAKGKSMDKILRMK, from the coding sequence ATGTCCAATCATAAAATTTATTCAATGAGTGTTGCAAGTGTCTATCCACTTTATATAGCAAAGGCGGAGAAAAAAGGGCGTACAAAATCCGAAGTTGATGAAATCATTCGCTGGTTAACCGGATATACGCAGGATGAGATAGAGGAACATTTAAATAAGCAAACAGACTTTGAAACATTTTTTAAAGATGCGCCTTTGCTAAACCCGTCACGAACCCTAATAAAAGGAGTTATTTGTGGTGTTAGAGTTGAAGACATTAAGGAGCCGATTATGCGGGAAATTCGTTATTTGGATAAACTGATTGATGAATTGGCAAAGGGAAAATCTATGGATAAAATCCTTCGAATGAAATAA
- a CDS encoding dockerin type I domain-containing protein — protein MLLKKGFKRSLCFILSSIMTLSMVAAANTSVSAVDATEKIYKPLPNEYKMNSSKQGTIERLSYKWGNDTKYFNVYLPYGYNQSDTSKKYNVVYLMHGGGEDENLLFGGPGQNKELKVIIDNMIEKGDIKPAIFVTPSFYKGNNDVAGFPQELTTSVIPLVETKYNTYLKSSSAADMKASREHRAFGGFSMGSVCTWYTFINCLDYIKYFIPLSGDCWALGSTAGSSKPAETAQYLADVVSKSGYKAPQDFKLFCATGSEDIAYPNMRPQIEAMKKYTNTFIYSSDIKNGNFYFMVANGGTHWWGYINQYIYNILPDLFQDVAEPVQILGDLNGDGSVDATDYALLKMHILNTTPLTGDALKNADVDKNGEVNALDFAVMKKYLLGVITTF, from the coding sequence ATGTTATTGAAAAAAGGTTTTAAAAGGAGCCTGTGTTTTATTCTTTCTAGTATCATGACTCTCAGTATGGTAGCTGCTGCTAATACATCGGTATCTGCAGTTGATGCCACTGAGAAAATTTACAAACCCCTTCCTAATGAATATAAAATGAATAGTTCAAAGCAAGGTACTATTGAAAGGTTAAGTTACAAATGGGGTAATGATACTAAGTATTTTAACGTCTATCTTCCTTACGGCTATAACCAGTCTGATACTTCTAAGAAGTATAACGTTGTATATCTGATGCACGGTGGCGGTGAAGATGAAAATTTATTATTCGGCGGACCTGGTCAGAACAAGGAATTAAAAGTAATCATTGATAATATGATTGAAAAGGGAGATATTAAACCAGCTATTTTTGTTACACCTTCATTCTACAAAGGTAATAATGATGTTGCAGGTTTCCCTCAAGAATTAACTACTTCAGTTATTCCATTAGTTGAAACTAAATATAATACATATCTAAAATCAAGTAGTGCTGCAGATATGAAAGCTTCCAGAGAGCACAGGGCATTTGGTGGATTCTCAATGGGTTCAGTATGTACATGGTATACATTTATTAACTGTCTTGACTATATTAAATATTTTATACCTTTAAGTGGTGACTGTTGGGCATTAGGTTCAACTGCTGGAAGTAGTAAACCTGCAGAAACAGCACAGTACTTGGCAGATGTTGTAAGTAAATCCGGTTATAAAGCACCTCAAGACTTCAAGTTGTTCTGCGCTACAGGCAGTGAAGATATTGCATATCCTAATATGAGACCACAGATAGAAGCAATGAAAAAATACACAAATACTTTCATATATTCATCAGATATCAAAAATGGAAACTTCTATTTTATGGTAGCTAATGGTGGTACTCATTGGTGGGGATATATTAATCAGTACATATATAATATATTACCGGATTTATTTCAAGATGTCGCAGAACCAGTCCAAATCTTAGGTGATTTGAATGGCGATGGTTCAGTTGACGCAACAGATTATGCACTCTTAAAAATGCATATACTCAATACCACACCTCTTACGGGAGATGCTCTAAAAAATGCTGATGTGGACAAAAATGGTGAAGTTAACGCTCTTGACTTTGCAGTTATGAAAAAGTATCTGCTTGGTGTCATAACAACTTTCTAA